One genomic segment of Chelonia mydas isolate rCheMyd1 chromosome 1, rCheMyd1.pri.v2, whole genome shotgun sequence includes these proteins:
- the LOC102938562 gene encoding protein-lysine methyltransferase METTL21E: MDIPSQCNHLISAELTRKPEYKEDKNEDEQTVAEIMRRRFSPAVLTNISWEGFHFADHEIKITEATECYGAVVWPSALVLCHFLETNAEQYSLVDKSVIEIGAGTGLVSIVATLLGARVTATDLPEVLGNLQYNILKNTKMKCKHQPQVKELSWGVDLEKNFPKSLCHFDYIMAADVVYYHPFLKELLLTFHHLCQDNTVILWAMRFRLDKENQFMGRFQELFDLEVISNFPSLNITLYKAMRKGKMM; the protein is encoded by the exons ATAAAAATGAAGATGAACAGACCGTTGCAGAAATCATGAGAAGGCGTTTTTCTCCTGCTGTTCTAACTAACATATCCTGGGAAGGTTTTCACTTTGCTGACCATGAGATAAAAATTACAGAAGCCACTGAATGTTATGGGGCAGTAGTCTGGCCATCG GCTCTTGTTCTATGTCACTTTTTGGAAACAAATGCTGAACAATACAGCCTGGTTGATAAAAGTGTAATTGAAATTGGAGCTGGAACAGGGCTGGTCTCCATAGTAGCCACTTTACTTG GTGCACGTGTAACTGCCACGGACCTGCCTGAAGTACTAGGAAACCTTCAGTACAATATTCTCAAAAATACCAAAATGAAGTGTAAGCATCAGCCCCAGGTTAAAGAACTGTCCTGGGGAGTTGATTTAGAGAAAAATTTTCCCAAGTCTTTGTGTCATTTTGACTACATCATGGCTGCTGATGTTGTGTACTACCATCCCTTCCTGAAGGAGCTGCTTCTTACCTTCCATCACTTGTGTCAGGACAACACTGTTATTCTCTGGGCCATGAGATTCAGGCTGGACAAAGAGAACCAATTTATGGGCAGATTTCAGGAATTGTTTGACCTGGAGGTAATTTCCAATTTCCCCAGTTTAAACATAACATTGTACAAGGCAATGAGAAAAGGCAAGATGATGTGA